A stretch of Myceligenerans xiligouense DNA encodes these proteins:
- a CDS encoding LamG domain-containing protein encodes MSSGSLAGGVAVRVRSDWARVSGRLRTRGGAAVAGLLALVLVAGGAAAVEPLTGRSLGQVLAADAGGVAEEPCTTVEPTMAAAFEMAVRCGHEVAAEDSYDAWSAEWAQPDGVAVRWESSSAPVRAKSDGGTWTPVDRTIETVDADGDGRLDVAASVYDVSFAASDDEPLARVESGEHWLEFDVPFALTAPVVDGDQVTYPGILDDDGLDLVVAADAQGTGFDDVIRVADEQAAQNPALAELTFDVQVSAGLTLREAGHGFVAVDENDEEVFTSPVPLMWGEPETDVPATGARTLSSADNANDGSRHESVRGPMVGNGMAELPAVLERRGDSAASVTIVPDAGMLAGEGVDFPLSIDPSVSGVSLNEWAGVKSRWPDSNSGYKFQDREAGDHGVGLCDPTSGYGNDCGLLSNHRVLYEFNVANVGKLKSSDITGAEFSVSGVHAATCTRTATAVYRIGANKVSSSTTWNTMGSWGTRVASQGTIHRDGCTGRKVRIGYEVTSSAKTVASSGWSYLTLGLKADESSMQGWKRYAGSRYGSNYDHGATLSVTYNRPPNTPKYLHTYEGSENKWCASSADAPYLSTVRPKLSAYIKDPDATQVRGRFQVYRVSNGTKVWGKYSSYKTSGSRHTLQLPTGELSSNVKYRWRVAAQDSSGKQGSWSEWCHFIPDIVAPNRPTIEVVAGQPAEYHQDVETGGIGVSGKFKLGRNGSGDVSRFEYSFGTDTMGKKISVGSGGYATISFTPSKPGPTTLYVRSRDKAGNPSDGRRVWHIDVAYPQATGVWQMDEGAGSMAADSAGSLVPAPLDFYGATTWTTGPHELFGSRDGDNALLLDGVNSRAATQGPVVNTDEAFVVSAHVYLDENADLSQPYTALSQDGEHISAFMLGYRPSCATEDPSQGCWAFSMYGPDRDTNVYIRRALSSFPAVPGQWVHLVGEYDGQPGQPGYVRLWACEVGTSEDPKPGEPVTSVSANTRSSWAATGRFLVGRAKWQSTPVYYWPGLVDNVRVFDGQVVAEAKIRRLCQGAEAQAFEAGPDGVDDGDVALDPTIKDPEQ; translated from the coding sequence GTGTCATCTGGATCGCTGGCGGGCGGTGTGGCCGTGCGGGTGCGGTCGGACTGGGCGCGTGTGTCGGGCAGGTTGCGGACGCGTGGTGGCGCGGCGGTGGCCGGATTGCTGGCGCTGGTGTTGGTAGCGGGTGGGGCGGCTGCGGTGGAGCCGTTGACCGGCCGCTCGCTGGGGCAGGTGCTGGCGGCGGACGCCGGTGGCGTGGCCGAGGAGCCCTGTACGACAGTCGAGCCCACAATGGCGGCGGCGTTCGAGATGGCCGTCCGGTGCGGGCACGAGGTGGCTGCTGAGGACTCCTACGACGCCTGGTCGGCCGAGTGGGCCCAGCCGGACGGTGTCGCGGTGCGGTGGGAGTCGTCGTCGGCCCCTGTGCGTGCCAAGTCCGACGGCGGGACCTGGACGCCTGTGGACCGGACGATCGAAACCGTCGATGCGGACGGCGACGGCCGTCTGGACGTGGCAGCCTCCGTCTACGACGTGTCGTTCGCGGCGAGCGACGACGAGCCGCTGGCGCGGGTCGAATCGGGGGAGCACTGGCTCGAGTTCGATGTCCCGTTCGCGCTCACCGCGCCGGTAGTCGACGGCGACCAGGTGACCTACCCAGGAATCCTGGACGACGACGGGCTGGACCTCGTGGTAGCTGCCGATGCGCAGGGCACGGGTTTCGACGACGTGATCCGGGTGGCTGACGAGCAGGCGGCGCAGAACCCGGCGCTGGCCGAACTCACCTTCGATGTCCAGGTGTCGGCAGGCCTGACGCTGCGGGAAGCAGGCCACGGCTTCGTTGCCGTCGACGAGAACGACGAGGAGGTCTTCACCTCGCCGGTTCCGCTGATGTGGGGTGAGCCCGAGACCGATGTCCCTGCCACTGGGGCGCGGACGCTGAGCTCGGCGGACAACGCGAACGATGGCTCCCGGCACGAGTCCGTTCGTGGACCGATGGTGGGGAACGGGATGGCTGAGCTCCCGGCGGTCCTGGAACGGCGGGGTGACTCGGCCGCGTCGGTGACGATCGTCCCGGACGCGGGAATGCTCGCCGGAGAGGGAGTGGACTTCCCGCTGTCGATTGACCCTTCGGTGTCCGGTGTCTCCCTGAACGAGTGGGCCGGCGTGAAATCCCGATGGCCCGACTCGAACTCGGGATACAAGTTCCAGGATCGTGAGGCGGGCGACCACGGGGTGGGCCTCTGCGATCCGACCTCGGGATACGGGAACGACTGCGGGCTCCTGTCGAACCACCGGGTGCTCTACGAATTCAACGTGGCGAACGTCGGCAAGCTGAAGTCGTCGGACATCACCGGCGCCGAGTTCTCGGTCTCGGGCGTGCACGCCGCGACGTGCACGCGGACAGCGACCGCTGTGTACCGGATCGGCGCGAACAAGGTCTCCTCGTCGACGACGTGGAACACGATGGGATCGTGGGGGACACGGGTGGCGTCCCAGGGCACGATCCATCGTGACGGCTGCACCGGACGCAAGGTGCGCATCGGGTACGAGGTGACCTCGTCCGCGAAGACCGTCGCATCGTCCGGGTGGAGCTACCTGACGCTCGGCCTGAAGGCCGATGAGTCCTCGATGCAGGGCTGGAAGCGATACGCCGGTTCCCGCTACGGAAGCAACTACGACCACGGCGCGACGCTTTCGGTGACGTACAACCGCCCGCCGAACACGCCCAAGTACCTGCACACCTACGAGGGCTCGGAGAACAAGTGGTGTGCGTCCTCAGCGGATGCACCGTACCTGTCGACCGTGCGGCCGAAGCTGTCGGCGTACATCAAGGACCCGGACGCGACACAGGTGCGAGGGCGGTTCCAGGTGTACCGAGTCTCGAACGGCACCAAGGTTTGGGGCAAGTACTCCTCCTACAAGACCAGCGGGAGCCGGCACACCCTGCAGCTCCCGACCGGTGAGCTCTCTTCGAACGTGAAGTACCGCTGGCGGGTGGCGGCGCAGGACTCCTCAGGGAAGCAGGGCTCGTGGTCCGAGTGGTGTCACTTCATTCCCGACATCGTCGCGCCCAACAGGCCGACGATCGAGGTCGTGGCGGGGCAGCCGGCCGAGTACCACCAAGACGTGGAGACCGGCGGGATCGGTGTGTCCGGCAAGTTCAAACTGGGACGCAACGGCTCCGGTGACGTGTCGCGGTTCGAGTACTCCTTCGGCACCGACACCATGGGCAAGAAGATCAGCGTCGGGTCGGGCGGGTACGCGACGATCTCCTTCACACCCTCGAAGCCGGGGCCGACGACGTTGTACGTGCGGTCGCGCGACAAGGCAGGTAACCCCTCGGACGGTCGGCGAGTGTGGCACATCGACGTGGCCTACCCGCAGGCGACCGGTGTGTGGCAGATGGACGAGGGAGCCGGCAGCATGGCAGCCGACTCCGCCGGCTCGCTGGTGCCTGCACCGTTGGACTTCTACGGGGCGACGACGTGGACAACCGGCCCTCACGAGCTCTTCGGTTCCCGGGACGGAGACAACGCGCTGTTGCTGGACGGCGTCAACTCCCGCGCCGCAACGCAAGGCCCGGTGGTCAACACCGATGAGGCATTCGTGGTGTCCGCGCATGTGTACCTGGACGAGAACGCGGACCTGTCGCAGCCGTACACCGCCCTCTCCCAGGACGGGGAACACATCTCGGCCTTCATGCTGGGATACCGGCCGTCGTGTGCCACAGAAGACCCGTCACAGGGCTGCTGGGCCTTCAGCATGTACGGCCCGGACCGAGACACAAACGTGTACATCCGTAGGGCGCTCTCGTCGTTCCCCGCCGTACCTGGCCAGTGGGTGCATCTGGTGGGCGAGTACGACGGGCAGCCCGGACAGCCGGGCTACGTCAGGCTCTGGGCGTGCGAGGTCGGCACTTCCGAGGATCCCAAGCCAGGCGAGCCGGTGACGAGCGTTTCCGCGAACACCCGTAGCTCTTGGGCAGCCACCGGCCGTTTCCTCGTGGGCAGGGCCAAGTGGCAGTCCACACCGGTGTACTACTGGCCCGGCCTGGTGGACAACGTGCGCGTGTTCGACGGGCAGGTCGTGGCCGAGGCCAAGATCCGCCGGCTGTGTCAAGGCGCGGAGGCCCAGGCGTTCGAAGCCGGGCCGGACGGTGTCGACGACGGGGACGTGGCACTTGACCCGACGATCAAGGACCCGGAGCAGTGA